The Halomonas sp. 7T genome contains a region encoding:
- a CDS encoding DUF2160 domain-containing protein translates to MTWMVWTTPTALFFSSIAAMLAGMTLWEILSPTIERKGFLPISTTRGDRLFIGLLSAAFIHLGVIGFTTLSIWIALALSAVWLLVLMRWG, encoded by the coding sequence ATGACTTGGATGGTATGGACAACTCCAACAGCTCTGTTCTTTTCATCAATTGCCGCCATGCTAGCCGGCATGACGCTATGGGAAATTTTATCGCCCACGATTGAGCGAAAAGGGTTTTTACCCATTAGCACTACCCGTGGTGACCGGCTATTTATCGGCTTGCTATCGGCTGCCTTCATTCACCTAGGCGTTATCGGTTTTACAACGCTCTCTATCTGGATTGCACTAGCGCTATCAGCGGTATGGCTGCTGGTGTTAATGCGCTGGGGCTAA
- a CDS encoding enoyl-CoA hydratase-related protein, with protein sequence MSQALPELVDATITLENRVATLTLNRHDVRNALTGTQLVDDIVATAEWVNRCQEVSVLVITGAGSAFCAGGNVKDMAERGGDFAGDVAEVAERYRNGIQRMPLALDRVEVPIIAAVNGAAIGAGFDLANMADIRIASSRAKFGETFLNLGIIPGDGGAWFMQRQIGYQRAFELTLSGRIITADEALSYSVVLEVVEPDDLMATAMAHASRIAAQPPKATRLTKRLMKMAPTMELKGFLDVCAVFQGMCHNEPEHLEAVERLLASMKK encoded by the coding sequence ATGAGCCAAGCGTTACCCGAGCTAGTCGATGCCACCATCACCCTTGAAAACCGCGTCGCAACGCTAACCTTAAATCGCCATGACGTGCGTAATGCGCTAACGGGCACTCAGCTTGTCGATGACATTGTAGCGACCGCTGAGTGGGTAAACCGTTGCCAAGAGGTTTCCGTGTTGGTCATAACCGGCGCAGGGTCGGCCTTTTGCGCCGGCGGCAACGTGAAAGACATGGCCGAGCGAGGCGGTGACTTTGCCGGTGATGTGGCTGAGGTGGCCGAGCGTTATCGTAACGGTATTCAGCGAATGCCGCTGGCACTTGACCGGGTGGAGGTGCCGATTATTGCCGCGGTTAACGGGGCTGCGATTGGCGCAGGGTTTGATTTAGCCAATATGGCGGATATACGTATTGCCTCAAGCCGCGCTAAATTTGGCGAAACCTTTCTTAATTTAGGAATCATTCCAGGCGATGGCGGTGCATGGTTTATGCAGCGCCAAATAGGCTATCAGCGCGCCTTTGAGCTGACGCTTTCTGGACGAATTATCACCGCCGATGAGGCTCTTTCGTATAGCGTCGTGCTAGAGGTTGTTGAACCAGACGACTTGATGGCGACCGCCATGGCGCATGCCAGCCGCATAGCCGCTCAGCCCCCCAAAGCAACGCGCCTTACAAAGCGGCTAATGAAAATGGCGCCCACGATGGAGCTAAAAGGCTTTTTAGATGTGTGTGCGGTGTTCCAGGGTATGTGCCACAACGAGCCTGAACACCTTGAGGCCGTTGAGCGGCTGCTGGCCAGCATGAAAAAGTAA
- a CDS encoding carbohydrate ABC transporter permease: protein MYHLENSQQGEKYNTIFSKTTPAQRRRRNARSRWRSRALLGLYLFLMILPIYWLINMSLQTNSEILGSMTLWPQNLTFDNYIGIFTNSSWYMGYVNSMLYVAMNMFITICVALPAAYAFSRYRFIGDKHLFFWLLTNLMAPPAVFLLPYFQLYYSVGLFDTHIAVALAHCLFNIPLAIWILEGFMSSVPKEIDETAYIDGYSFPRFFIKIFIPMIRSGIGVTLFFLFMFSWVELLLARTLTATSAQPIGMIMTRTSTASGIDWGTLAAAGVLTIVPGILVVYFVRNHIAKGFALGRT, encoded by the coding sequence ATGTACCATCTCGAAAACTCTCAGCAAGGTGAAAAGTACAACACCATTTTCAGCAAGACGACCCCTGCTCAGCGCCGTCGTCGGAATGCGCGCAGCCGATGGCGTTCTCGGGCGCTATTAGGCCTGTATCTGTTCCTGATGATCCTGCCAATTTATTGGCTGATTAATATGTCGCTGCAGACCAACAGCGAGATTCTGGGCTCCATGACGCTGTGGCCCCAAAACCTAACGTTTGATAACTATATCGGTATTTTCACCAACTCAAGCTGGTACATGGGCTACGTCAATTCGATGCTGTACGTCGCCATGAACATGTTCATCACTATCTGTGTCGCACTCCCGGCGGCTTATGCATTTAGTCGTTACCGTTTTATCGGCGATAAGCATCTATTTTTCTGGCTACTCACTAACCTGATGGCGCCACCTGCGGTGTTTCTCCTGCCCTACTTCCAGCTCTACTACTCGGTGGGCCTGTTTGATACCCACATTGCCGTAGCGCTGGCCCACTGCCTGTTTAATATCCCGCTGGCTATTTGGATTTTAGAGGGCTTTATGAGCAGCGTGCCGAAAGAGATCGACGAAACGGCTTACATAGACGGTTACAGCTTTCCGCGCTTCTTTATCAAAATTTTTATTCCCATGATCCGCTCTGGCATCGGCGTCACGCTGTTCTTCCTGTTTATGTTCTCTTGGGTAGAGCTACTGCTGGCGAGAACGCTGACTGCCACTAGCGCTCAGCCGATTGGCATGATTATGACCCGCACTTCCACCGCATCAGGCATTGACTGGGGAACGCTGGCAGCCGCTGGAGTGCTCACCATCGTGCCGGGTATTTTGGTGGTCTATTTCGTTCGTAACCATATCGCCAAGGGCTTTGCCCTGGGCCGCACCTAA
- a CDS encoding glycerol-3-phosphate dehydrogenase/oxidase, whose amino-acid sequence MKLRNRNIEKLHTEEFDALIIGGGINGAATAAALAGKGAKVALIDRGDFAGSTSMHSSNLVWGGIKYMESKDFALVRKLCKSRNHLIKSYPSTVQEIRFLTTITKGFRHSPRYLWAGTWLYWLMGNGFTKLPRLLSPNKIKQEEPIINVEGSVGGFEYSDAYLHDNDARFVFNFVRHALDYGAAAANYVESLGAEREGDWWLTKARNVMDGSTFTIRAKVLINAAGPWVDQHNALTGQKTTHQHMYSKGIHLIVPQLTRIKRVLAFFASDGRLFFVIPMGNRTCIGTTDTHMEHPEVDVTADDIAFVLENINTRLTLKNPLTPDDIISTRCGVRPLAIKADQGNDRDFLQLSRKHVIDTNTDSAHISIFGGKLTDCLNVGDEIADDVARLGVTLSDPNFQWYGEPPLPVKQQFMDQAARMNLDAMTADSSSEPLSSRLWRRYAEKAMGMLEEIRQDPSEADILIEGTEYIRCELAHARDHEMITQLEDFLRRRAKVSLVVQHEQLRQSKGLKEACKVLFGEEAEERFNAYFEQNRDTSRPPKSAIEDC is encoded by the coding sequence ATGAAACTGCGTAACCGCAATATCGAGAAATTGCACACTGAAGAATTCGACGCGCTAATTATCGGCGGTGGCATCAACGGTGCTGCCACTGCTGCTGCTCTAGCAGGCAAAGGCGCTAAAGTTGCCCTTATTGATCGTGGTGATTTTGCAGGCAGTACCAGCATGCACTCCTCAAACTTAGTTTGGGGAGGAATCAAGTACATGGAAAGCAAAGATTTTGCACTGGTGCGCAAGCTATGCAAGAGCAGAAACCATCTGATTAAAAGCTACCCTTCGACCGTGCAGGAGATACGTTTTCTTACCACCATTACTAAAGGTTTTCGTCACTCTCCACGCTACTTGTGGGCGGGAACGTGGCTTTACTGGCTAATGGGCAATGGGTTTACAAAGTTACCGCGCTTACTGTCGCCGAATAAAATCAAACAGGAAGAGCCCATCATTAATGTTGAAGGTTCAGTTGGCGGATTCGAGTACTCAGACGCTTACCTCCACGACAATGATGCCCGCTTTGTGTTTAATTTTGTTCGTCATGCTCTTGATTATGGTGCAGCAGCCGCAAACTATGTGGAGTCACTGGGTGCTGAACGTGAAGGCGATTGGTGGCTGACTAAAGCGCGTAATGTGATGGACGGCAGCACTTTTACCATCCGCGCCAAAGTGCTGATTAACGCTGCCGGCCCGTGGGTGGACCAGCACAATGCATTAACCGGTCAAAAAACAACCCACCAGCACATGTACTCCAAAGGTATTCACTTAATTGTTCCGCAATTAACCCGTATCAAGCGCGTTTTGGCATTTTTCGCCAGTGATGGGCGGTTATTCTTTGTCATCCCCATGGGTAACCGAACCTGTATTGGCACCACTGACACTCACATGGAGCATCCAGAAGTCGATGTAACCGCAGACGACATTGCTTTTGTGCTTGAAAACATCAATACGCGCTTGACCCTCAAAAACCCCCTTACGCCCGATGATATTATTTCTACCCGGTGCGGGGTACGTCCGCTGGCCATTAAAGCTGACCAGGGTAATGATCGTGATTTTTTACAGCTCTCTCGTAAGCATGTTATCGATACCAACACCGATAGCGCGCATATCAGTATTTTTGGCGGCAAGCTTACCGACTGCCTCAACGTCGGCGATGAGATTGCCGACGACGTAGCAAGGCTAGGCGTTACGCTCAGCGACCCGAACTTCCAGTGGTACGGCGAGCCCCCCCTCCCCGTCAAGCAACAGTTTATGGATCAAGCGGCGCGCATGAACCTAGATGCCATGACCGCTGACAGCTCCTCTGAGCCACTCTCTTCTCGTTTGTGGCGGCGCTATGCTGAAAAGGCAATGGGAATGCTGGAGGAGATCCGTCAAGACCCCTCTGAAGCCGATATTCTTATCGAAGGTACGGAGTACATTCGCTGTGAGCTAGCGCATGCGAGGGATCACGAAATGATTACCCAGCTAGAGGACTTCTTACGTCGGAGAGCAAAAGTCTCTTTGGTCGTTCAGCACGAACAGCTACGCCAATCAAAAGGGCTGAAAGAAGCTTGCAAAGTACTGTTTGGCGAAGAGGCGGAAGAGCGTTTTAACGCGTATTTTGAACAGAATAGAGATACATCTCGACCGCCTAAGTCAGCTATCGAGGATTGCTAA
- a CDS encoding DeoR/GlpR family transcriptional regulator encodes MNQQFRQDAIVELVRQHGYMSIEQLTDHFSVTPQTIRRDLNTLADDGRVRRVHGGVGIESSTVNTAYSTRKTLHLEEKERIAHCLAEHIPNHASLFINIGTSNEVIAQALLEHQGLEIITNNLNVAAILQHKEDFTVIIAGGQVRSRDGGIIGEATIDFINQFKVDYGIIGISGIDEDGSLLEFDYQEVRVAQAIIANSRRVYLAADYSKFHRNPVVRQGKISQLDALFTDRSPPEAILQLLKQHDVALHIA; translated from the coding sequence ATGAACCAACAGTTTCGCCAAGACGCCATTGTCGAGCTCGTTCGACAGCACGGCTATATGAGTATTGAACAGCTCACTGATCACTTTTCAGTTACCCCGCAAACCATCCGACGTGATTTGAATACCCTTGCCGACGACGGCCGAGTGCGGCGGGTGCATGGCGGGGTGGGGATTGAATCAAGCACTGTTAATACGGCTTATAGCACGCGTAAAACGCTGCATTTGGAGGAGAAAGAGCGCATCGCTCACTGTTTGGCAGAGCATATTCCTAACCACGCCTCGCTGTTTATCAATATCGGTACTAGCAATGAGGTGATTGCACAGGCGTTGTTGGAGCATCAAGGGTTAGAAATTATTACCAATAACCTCAACGTGGCGGCGATTCTGCAACATAAAGAAGATTTCACGGTGATTATTGCGGGGGGCCAGGTACGCTCGCGGGATGGTGGGATTATTGGTGAGGCGACGATCGACTTCATTAACCAGTTCAAGGTGGATTACGGCATTATCGGCATCAGTGGTATTGATGAAGATGGCTCGTTGCTGGAGTTTGACTACCAAGAGGTGCGTGTTGCCCAAGCCATTATCGCGAATTCAAGGCGCGTTTATTTAGCGGCCGACTACTCCAAGTTTCACCGCAACCCCGTGGTTCGCCAGGGGAAAATTTCTCAGTTAGATGCGCTGTTTACCGACCGTTCCCCACCCGAGGCAATTTTGCAGCTGCTTAAGCAGCACGACGTAGCGCTACATATTGCATAG
- the glpK gene encoding glycerol kinase GlpK encodes MTSFILAIDQGTTSSRAILFDRQGQITAVAQQEFPQHFPEDGWIEHNPEDIWETVLATCKEVLIKADISASQVDGVGITNQRETTIVWDRKTGKPLYNAIVWQDRRTSELCQALRDQGHTEEVQAKTGLLIDPYFSATKLAWILDNVEGARERAERGELAFGTVDSFLIWRLTGGKHVTDATNASRTALFNIHTQQWDESLLKLYNVPANMLPEVKDSSDDFGNLEATWLGEALPIAGVAGDQQAALVGQACFQPGMGKSTYGTGCFMIVNTGKTASLSRNRLLTTIGYRINGKPTYAMEGSIFVAGATVQWLRDGLNLFADASETEALARETRSGHSVYLVPAFTGLGAPHWDPKARGAIFGLTRDTGIAEIVAAGLQAVCYQTRDLQHCMNDDMEAAPKNLRVDGGMVKNSWVMQFLADMLNVQVDRPTILETTALGAAYLAGLRLGWYDSLEEIEQLWRCEKSFTPMMDENTREHLYQGWQDAVSRVRSF; translated from the coding sequence ATGACCTCTTTTATTCTCGCCATCGACCAAGGTACTACCAGCTCTCGCGCTATCCTGTTTGATCGCCAGGGGCAAATTACCGCTGTCGCCCAGCAAGAGTTCCCTCAACATTTTCCTGAAGATGGCTGGATCGAACATAATCCGGAAGACATCTGGGAAACCGTCCTTGCTACCTGTAAAGAGGTGCTAATTAAGGCAGATATTAGCGCTTCGCAAGTTGATGGCGTTGGTATTACCAACCAACGTGAAACGACGATTGTTTGGGATCGTAAAACAGGAAAACCCCTCTACAACGCTATTGTATGGCAAGACCGACGTACTTCTGAGCTGTGTCAGGCGCTGCGCGACCAAGGCCACACTGAGGAAGTACAAGCAAAGACGGGCCTGCTAATTGACCCCTATTTCTCAGCCACTAAGCTTGCCTGGATTCTGGATAATGTAGAGGGCGCTCGCGAGCGGGCTGAGCGAGGTGAATTGGCGTTTGGCACGGTAGACAGCTTTCTTATATGGCGGCTAACCGGAGGAAAACACGTAACCGATGCCACTAATGCTTCGCGGACAGCGCTGTTTAACATCCATACCCAGCAGTGGGATGAGTCGCTGTTAAAACTGTATAACGTTCCCGCCAATATGCTGCCGGAAGTGAAAGATTCAAGCGACGACTTTGGCAACCTAGAGGCCACTTGGTTAGGCGAAGCGCTGCCGATTGCTGGCGTTGCCGGTGATCAACAAGCCGCCTTGGTTGGCCAGGCCTGTTTTCAACCGGGGATGGGGAAGAGCACCTACGGTACCGGGTGCTTCATGATTGTAAATACTGGGAAAACCGCTTCTCTTTCTCGCAATCGCTTGCTGACCACTATCGGGTATCGGATAAACGGCAAGCCGACTTACGCCATGGAAGGCAGCATTTTTGTCGCAGGCGCTACGGTACAGTGGCTGCGTGACGGCTTAAATCTTTTTGCAGATGCCTCGGAAACAGAAGCACTGGCGCGGGAAACCCGAAGTGGACACAGCGTATACCTAGTGCCTGCTTTTACAGGGCTAGGCGCTCCCCACTGGGACCCAAAAGCCCGAGGGGCAATATTTGGACTTACCCGAGACACCGGCATCGCTGAGATTGTCGCTGCCGGTCTCCAGGCTGTCTGCTATCAAACCCGTGACCTACAGCACTGCATGAATGATGATATGGAAGCGGCACCGAAAAACCTTCGTGTTGACGGTGGTATGGTTAAAAATAGCTGGGTGATGCAGTTTTTAGCTGACATGCTCAATGTCCAAGTGGACAGACCCACTATCCTTGAAACTACCGCGCTAGGCGCTGCTTATTTGGCTGGACTGCGCTTAGGGTGGTATGACTCTTTAGAAGAGATAGAGCAGCTGTGGCGTTGCGAAAAAAGTTTTACGCCCATGATGGATGAGAATACGCGCGAGCACCTTTATCAAGGGTGGCAGGATGCGGTATCACGTGTGCGATCGTTTTAG
- a CDS encoding ABC transporter substrate-binding protein, protein MRNIPFQLTTLAASFMLASGTLLADDHDARAIAERLVDEHFQNSTLSREEQIEELLWFAQAAEPFRGMDIQTVAEGLTTHVYESEVLAEAFSELTGISLTHNIIGEGDLVDTMQNQMQSGNSIYDGYINDSDSIGTHIRYGTTINLSEAMQNEWADLTLPTLDLDDFIGLQYTTGPDGSIYQLPAQQFANLYWFRYDWFQREDLQEQFREIYGYDLGVPTNWTAYEDIAEFFTEHVGEIDGTRVYGHMDYGRRDPSLGWRFHDSWLSMAGMGSPGVPFGNPVDDWGIRVNEESQPVGASVSRGGATNSPASVFAMQKAVDWLRDFAPPEAQGMTFGEAGPVPAQGHIAQQIFWYTAFTADMTDPSVAVTDDEGNPLWRMAPSPTGPYWEEGMKVGYQDVGSWTFFDSTPEDRRSAAWLFAQFTVAKTTSLEKLMVGLTPIRESDIFSEQMTEMAPKLGGLVEFYRSPNESNWTPTGTNVPDYPRMAPLWWQNLAPVMSGEVTPQEGLDKLAADMDNTMHRLARANVFDSYAPVLNEERDPQYWLDQEGSPKAKLDNEMPQGTTVPYDEMMEAWMEAGTR, encoded by the coding sequence ATGCGTAACATACCTTTCCAACTCACCACCCTCGCCGCTAGCTTTATGCTCGCATCGGGGACGCTGTTAGCCGACGACCACGATGCACGGGCAATTGCTGAGCGCTTGGTAGACGAGCACTTCCAAAATTCTACGCTAAGTCGTGAAGAGCAAATCGAAGAGCTTCTCTGGTTTGCCCAAGCGGCCGAACCCTTCCGTGGTATGGACATTCAAACGGTAGCCGAAGGCTTAACCACCCACGTCTATGAAAGTGAAGTCTTGGCGGAAGCTTTTAGCGAGCTAACCGGCATTAGCCTCACGCATAACATCATCGGCGAGGGTGACTTAGTCGATACGATGCAGAACCAGATGCAGTCTGGTAACAGCATCTACGATGGCTATATCAACGACTCTGATTCTATCGGCACCCATATTCGCTATGGCACCACCATCAACTTGTCCGAAGCAATGCAAAATGAGTGGGCTGATCTTACGCTCCCCACACTAGATTTGGATGATTTTATCGGCCTGCAATACACCACGGGGCCTGATGGAAGTATCTATCAGCTACCTGCTCAGCAGTTCGCCAACCTCTACTGGTTCCGCTATGACTGGTTCCAGCGTGAAGACCTGCAAGAGCAGTTTCGGGAGATTTACGGTTATGACCTAGGCGTACCCACCAACTGGACTGCCTACGAAGATATTGCCGAATTCTTTACGGAACATGTGGGCGAGATTGATGGTACTCGCGTTTACGGCCATATGGATTACGGTCGGCGCGACCCGTCGCTGGGCTGGCGCTTCCATGACTCCTGGCTCTCCATGGCAGGTATGGGCAGTCCTGGCGTACCTTTCGGTAACCCAGTCGATGATTGGGGCATCCGGGTTAATGAAGAGAGCCAGCCGGTGGGCGCAAGCGTTAGCCGTGGTGGTGCTACGAACTCACCCGCGTCGGTTTTCGCGATGCAGAAAGCCGTGGATTGGCTTCGTGACTTTGCGCCACCAGAAGCGCAAGGCATGACCTTTGGTGAAGCGGGCCCGGTTCCGGCACAGGGTCATATCGCTCAGCAGATCTTTTGGTACACAGCCTTCACTGCAGATATGACCGACCCATCGGTTGCCGTCACCGACGATGAAGGTAACCCGCTGTGGCGCATGGCCCCTTCCCCCACCGGCCCCTACTGGGAAGAAGGTATGAAAGTGGGCTACCAGGACGTAGGGTCTTGGACCTTCTTTGACTCAACCCCCGAAGACCGTCGCAGCGCCGCTTGGCTGTTTGCCCAGTTCACCGTGGCGAAAACAACGTCGCTGGAAAAACTGATGGTTGGCCTAACGCCAATTCGCGAGTCTGACATTTTCTCCGAGCAGATGACCGAAATGGCCCCCAAACTGGGGGGATTGGTGGAGTTTTACCGCAGCCCGAACGAATCCAACTGGACGCCTACTGGCACCAACGTACCAGACTACCCACGTATGGCACCGCTGTGGTGGCAAAACCTGGCACCGGTCATGAGTGGCGAGGTCACACCTCAGGAAGGCTTGGATAAGCTAGCAGCTGACATGGATAACACCATGCACCGCTTGGCCCGTGCCAACGTCTTCGACAGCTACGCGCCAGTGCTAAATGAAGAACGCGACCCTCAATACTGGCTTGACCAGGAGGGTTCTCCGAAAGCCAAGCTCGACAATGAGATGCCTCAGGGCACCACCGTTCCTTATGATGAAATGATGGAAGCGTGGATGGAAGCAGGTACACGTTAA
- a CDS encoding carbohydrate ABC transporter permease, which translates to MNNKVQNNRAWLLVLPMLVLVAFSALIPLMTVVNYSVQDVLGPNARFFTGTEWFESILNDSALRAAFVRQILFSLTILAIQVPLGIGIALIMPKRGWQASAVLILITLPLLIPWNVVGSIWQIFTRGDIGLMGWGLREIGINYNITRNAGDAWATIILMDVWHWTPLVAMLCYSGLRSIPEAYYQAARIDRASKWAVFRYIQLPKLTNVLVIAVLLRFMHSFMIYAEPFVLTGGGPGSSTTFLSQSLATMAIGQQDLGPSAAFSIIYFLVILLVSWVFYTTIMHMQKDKNPHGGA; encoded by the coding sequence ATGAATAACAAAGTGCAAAATAACCGTGCATGGCTTTTGGTTCTTCCCATGCTGGTTCTCGTCGCATTCTCCGCCCTTATTCCGCTAATGACGGTCGTCAACTACTCGGTGCAAGACGTACTAGGCCCCAATGCACGCTTCTTTACCGGCACGGAGTGGTTTGAAAGCATCTTAAACGACTCAGCGCTTCGTGCGGCCTTCGTTCGTCAAATCCTTTTTTCGCTGACTATCTTGGCCATTCAGGTGCCCTTGGGTATCGGCATTGCACTCATTATGCCCAAGCGCGGCTGGCAGGCATCAGCAGTATTGATCTTAATCACTCTGCCGCTGCTAATTCCCTGGAACGTTGTGGGCAGCATTTGGCAAATTTTCACACGGGGCGACATTGGCCTAATGGGATGGGGCCTGCGGGAGATTGGCATCAATTACAACATTACCCGCAATGCTGGTGATGCTTGGGCCACGATTATCTTGATGGATGTTTGGCACTGGACGCCGCTAGTCGCCATGCTTTGCTATAGCGGCCTGCGTTCAATCCCTGAAGCTTACTATCAGGCCGCACGCATCGACCGCGCGTCAAAATGGGCGGTATTCCGTTACATCCAGCTTCCCAAGCTTACCAATGTGCTGGTCATTGCGGTGCTGTTACGTTTTATGCACTCGTTCATGATTTACGCCGAGCCCTTCGTGCTTACCGGCGGCGGCCCAGGTAGTTCAACCACTTTCTTGAGCCAATCGCTGGCCACAATGGCCATCGGTCAACAAGACTTAGGCCCTTCTGCGGCATTCTCGATTATCTATTTCTTGGTCATTTTGCTGGTGAGTTGGGTGTTCTACACCACCATCATGCACATGCAAAAAGATAAGAACCCGCACGGGGGAGCATGA
- a CDS encoding SLC13 family permease, with protein sequence MAWDSLRLAPSTLVFMVLGVTLIAFMWGRFRYDLVALAALLGSVMLGLVPADDAFKGFGHPAVITVAAVLVLSRGFERSGVVDIIANQVLRVGERLLLQLLALVGTVVVLSGMMNNVGALALLLPVAMRLAREHNTSPSLLLMPLAFGSLLGGLTTLIGTPPNIIIATYRGSVTGESFGMFSFSPVGVVVALIGLAFIVLVGWRLTPKRSGQASTEEMFDTANYLVELNVTEASKANGLTLQQLHDELEETIPVLAVVRDDDRRAGYNFHGVLKEGDILLLEAGPDELKLLEDKVGLSAIAEPEEPEEDQEQSDDMEKGDERQPVDTEGLQLIEAVVRNDSIMVNRSVRQLRLNQQFGLHLVAVARDGGRLKQRLRDIRFQTGDVLLLQGSENEISESLSTLGCLPLANRELNLGQPRKLAMSIGIFALAIMAMLFDVLPAAVAMSTAALISLLIGVLPLREGYQAIDGPVIVLLAAMLPVGEALETSGGAKIIADALLRFGVEWPVIISLVGLFIISMLLSNVVNNAAAALLMAPIAASLASGFDVSMDPFLMVVAVSASCAFLTPIGHQSNTLVLGPGGYRFGDYWKLGLPLSLVVLAVAIPMILWVWPL encoded by the coding sequence ATGGCATGGGATAGTTTGAGGCTAGCGCCTAGCACATTGGTATTTATGGTATTGGGCGTTACCTTGATCGCTTTTATGTGGGGTCGCTTTCGCTATGATTTAGTAGCGCTTGCCGCTTTGCTTGGCTCTGTCATGCTTGGCTTAGTCCCCGCCGACGATGCGTTTAAGGGATTTGGTCATCCCGCCGTGATCACGGTAGCGGCTGTACTAGTACTTAGCCGTGGCTTTGAGCGCTCTGGCGTCGTGGATATTATTGCCAATCAAGTGCTGAGGGTCGGCGAGCGGTTACTCCTTCAACTCCTGGCGCTGGTAGGCACCGTTGTCGTGCTTTCTGGCATGATGAATAATGTCGGCGCATTGGCGTTGCTGCTGCCTGTGGCGATGCGCTTGGCCCGTGAACATAACACGTCACCTTCACTGCTATTAATGCCTCTGGCGTTTGGCTCGCTGCTGGGTGGGCTAACCACGCTGATTGGCACGCCACCCAATATTATCATTGCCACCTATCGCGGCAGCGTAACCGGGGAAAGTTTCGGCATGTTTAGCTTTTCACCGGTGGGGGTGGTGGTCGCGTTAATCGGTCTGGCCTTTATCGTTTTAGTGGGATGGCGCTTAACCCCAAAGCGCAGTGGCCAAGCATCAACGGAAGAAATGTTTGATACCGCTAATTATTTAGTGGAACTGAACGTCACGGAAGCTTCCAAAGCGAACGGGCTTACGCTGCAGCAGTTGCATGACGAGTTGGAAGAGACGATTCCAGTGCTGGCAGTGGTGCGCGACGACGACCGACGGGCTGGCTATAACTTTCATGGGGTGCTTAAAGAGGGCGATATTCTGCTCCTTGAGGCAGGCCCAGACGAGCTGAAACTACTAGAAGACAAAGTGGGCCTGAGCGCTATTGCCGAGCCGGAAGAGCCAGAGGAGGATCAAGAGCAGAGCGATGACATGGAGAAAGGCGATGAACGTCAGCCCGTTGATACCGAAGGGTTGCAGCTCATCGAAGCCGTTGTGCGTAACGACTCCATAATGGTGAATCGTAGTGTGCGTCAGCTGCGCTTAAACCAGCAGTTCGGCCTACATTTAGTCGCTGTAGCGCGGGATGGCGGGCGCTTGAAGCAGCGCCTGAGGGATATTCGTTTTCAGACCGGCGATGTGTTGTTGCTCCAAGGTAGCGAAAATGAAATTTCCGAAAGCTTATCTACCTTAGGGTGCCTTCCCTTGGCTAACCGCGAGCTGAATTTGGGCCAGCCGCGCAAATTGGCGATGTCGATAGGCATCTTTGCATTAGCCATTATGGCCATGCTGTTTGATGTGTTACCCGCAGCGGTTGCGATGAGTACGGCGGCATTAATCTCGCTACTTATCGGCGTGCTGCCGTTGCGGGAGGGCTATCAAGCCATTGATGGCCCGGTGATTGTACTGCTGGCCGCCATGTTGCCCGTGGGGGAAGCGCTGGAGACGAGCGGTGGCGCTAAAATTATCGCTGATGCACTGCTAAGGTTTGGCGTCGAATGGCCCGTTATTATCTCGTTGGTTGGCCTGTTTATTATCTCTATGCTGCTTTCCAATGTGGTTAACAATGCTGCCGCCGCGCTATTAATGGCACCCATAGCGGCAAGCTTAGCGAGCGGCTTTGATGTCTCCATGGATCCTTTTTTGATGGTTGTAGCGGTGAGTGCTTCCTGCGCGTTTTTAACCCCTATCGGCCATCAGTCGAATACCCTGGTCCTTGGCCCTGGCGGGTATCGATTTGGTGACTATTGGAAACTGGGGCTGCCGTTATCCCTTGTAGTACTTGCGGTTGCAATACCCATGATCCTTTGGGTGTGGCCGCTTTAA